The Sardina pilchardus chromosome 19, fSarPil1.1, whole genome shotgun sequence genome window below encodes:
- the stx1a gene encoding syntaxin-1A isoform X1 yields MKDRTHELRHGKDLQEEDEVVVDMRNGFMDDFFQQVEEIHDFIGSLSEKVEEVKRNHRSVLPDEKTKAELEELMIDIKKLANQIRAQLKSIQQTIELEEGLNLSSADLRIRKTQQATLSRRFVEVMCVYNATQSEYRERCKNRIQRQLEITGRNTTNDELEIILESDNPAIFTTGVIMDSISQQAVCEINTRHTEIIRLENCIRELHDMFMDIAMMVENQGELVNNIEQNVSSAQDYVETAKQHTKQAVMIRRGGRKVHTHTHARTHARTHARTHTHTHTHTHTHTHTHTKQAVMIRRGGRKKMLLIGGCVAVTLTVLIIGLAIGLS; encoded by the exons ATGAAGGACCGGACTCATGAACTTAGACAC GGAAAAGACCTtcaagaggaggatgaggtggTTGTAGACATGAGGAATGGATTCATGGATGACTTCTTCcagcag gtgGAGGAGATTCACGACTTCATCGGCTCTTTGTctgagaaggtggaggaggtgaagaggaacCACCGATCAGTCCTCCCTGATGAGA AAACAAAGGCGGAGCTTGAGGAGCTGATGATTGACATTAAGAAACTGGCCAATCAGATTCGCGCCCAGCTGAAGA gtattCAGCAAACTATTGAGCTGGAAGAAGGTCTGAACTTATCATCAGCAGACCTGAGGATTCGCAAAACccag caggcaACACTGTCCCGTAGGTTCGtggaggtgatgtgtgtgtacaacgcCACACAGTCAGAGTATCGCGAGCGCTGCAAGAACCGTATCCAGCGGCAACTAGAAATCA CTGGCAGGAACACTACAAATGACGAGCTTGAGATCATCTTGGAGAGCGACAATCCTGCCATATTCACCACAGGg gtCATCATGGACTCCATCTCCCAGCAGGCAGTGTGTGAGATCAACACTCGACACACAGAGATCATCCGGCTGGAGAACTGCATCAGAGAACTCCACGACATGTTCATGGATATAGCCATGATGGTGGagaaccag GGGGAGCTGGTGAACAACATTGAGCAGAACGTGAGCAGCGCGCAGGACTACGTGGAGACGGCCAAGCAGCACACCAAGCAGGCCGTGATGATACGCAGGGGGGGACGcaag gttcacacacacacgcacgcacgcacgcacgcacgcacgcacgcacgcacacacacacacacacacacacacacacacacacacacacacacacacaccaagcaggcCGTGATGATACGCAGGGGGGGACGCAAg AAGATGCTGCTTATTGGAGGATGTGTTGCTGTCACTTTGACTGTTCTCATCATTGGATTGGCTATAGGCCTCAGTTAG
- the stx1a gene encoding syntaxin-1A isoform X2, with protein MKDRTHELRHGKDLQEEDEVVVDMRNGFMDDFFQQVEEIHDFIGSLSEKVEEVKRNHRSVLPDEKTKAELEELMIDIKKLANQIRAQLKSIQQTIELEEGLNLSSADLRIRKTQQATLSRRFVEVMCVYNATQSEYRERCKNRIQRQLEITGRNTTNDELEIILESDNPAIFTTGVIMDSISQQAVCEINTRHTEIIRLENCIRELHDMFMDIAMMVENQGELVNNIEQNVSSAQDYVETAKQHTKQAVMIRRGGRKKMLLIGGCVAVTLTVLIIGLAIGLS; from the exons ATGAAGGACCGGACTCATGAACTTAGACAC GGAAAAGACCTtcaagaggaggatgaggtggTTGTAGACATGAGGAATGGATTCATGGATGACTTCTTCcagcag gtgGAGGAGATTCACGACTTCATCGGCTCTTTGTctgagaaggtggaggaggtgaagaggaacCACCGATCAGTCCTCCCTGATGAGA AAACAAAGGCGGAGCTTGAGGAGCTGATGATTGACATTAAGAAACTGGCCAATCAGATTCGCGCCCAGCTGAAGA gtattCAGCAAACTATTGAGCTGGAAGAAGGTCTGAACTTATCATCAGCAGACCTGAGGATTCGCAAAACccag caggcaACACTGTCCCGTAGGTTCGtggaggtgatgtgtgtgtacaacgcCACACAGTCAGAGTATCGCGAGCGCTGCAAGAACCGTATCCAGCGGCAACTAGAAATCA CTGGCAGGAACACTACAAATGACGAGCTTGAGATCATCTTGGAGAGCGACAATCCTGCCATATTCACCACAGGg gtCATCATGGACTCCATCTCCCAGCAGGCAGTGTGTGAGATCAACACTCGACACACAGAGATCATCCGGCTGGAGAACTGCATCAGAGAACTCCACGACATGTTCATGGATATAGCCATGATGGTGGagaaccag GGGGAGCTGGTGAACAACATTGAGCAGAACGTGAGCAGCGCGCAGGACTACGTGGAGACGGCCAAGCAGCACACCAAGCAGGCCGTGATGATACGCAGGGGGGGACGcaag AAGATGCTGCTTATTGGAGGATGTGTTGCTGTCACTTTGACTGTTCTCATCATTGGATTGGCTATAGGCCTCAGTTAG
- the stx1a gene encoding syntaxin-1A isoform X3, translated as MIDIKKLANQIRAQLKSIQQTIELEEGLNLSSADLRIRKTQQATLSRRFVEVMCVYNATQSEYRERCKNRIQRQLEITGRNTTNDELEIILESDNPAIFTTGVIMDSISQQAVCEINTRHTEIIRLENCIRELHDMFMDIAMMVENQGELVNNIEQNVSSAQDYVETAKQHTKQAVMIRRGGRKVHTHTHARTHARTHARTHTHTHTHTHTHTHTHTKQAVMIRRGGRKKMLLIGGCVAVTLTVLIIGLAIGLS; from the exons ATGATTGACATTAAGAAACTGGCCAATCAGATTCGCGCCCAGCTGAAGA gtattCAGCAAACTATTGAGCTGGAAGAAGGTCTGAACTTATCATCAGCAGACCTGAGGATTCGCAAAACccag caggcaACACTGTCCCGTAGGTTCGtggaggtgatgtgtgtgtacaacgcCACACAGTCAGAGTATCGCGAGCGCTGCAAGAACCGTATCCAGCGGCAACTAGAAATCA CTGGCAGGAACACTACAAATGACGAGCTTGAGATCATCTTGGAGAGCGACAATCCTGCCATATTCACCACAGGg gtCATCATGGACTCCATCTCCCAGCAGGCAGTGTGTGAGATCAACACTCGACACACAGAGATCATCCGGCTGGAGAACTGCATCAGAGAACTCCACGACATGTTCATGGATATAGCCATGATGGTGGagaaccag GGGGAGCTGGTGAACAACATTGAGCAGAACGTGAGCAGCGCGCAGGACTACGTGGAGACGGCCAAGCAGCACACCAAGCAGGCCGTGATGATACGCAGGGGGGGACGcaag gttcacacacacacgcacgcacgcacgcacgcacgcacgcacgcacgcacacacacacacacacacacacacacacacacacacacacacacacacaccaagcaggcCGTGATGATACGCAGGGGGGGACGCAAg AAGATGCTGCTTATTGGAGGATGTGTTGCTGTCACTTTGACTGTTCTCATCATTGGATTGGCTATAGGCCTCAGTTAG